In Misgurnus anguillicaudatus unplaced genomic scaffold, ASM2758022v2 HiC_scaffold_31, whole genome shotgun sequence, a single window of DNA contains:
- the LOC129450917 gene encoding uncharacterized protein, whose protein sequence is MVVTCIVKGCDNKPNVHSDVMFHRFPTSPNRRKAWLSALNMDTTTPWRILKKCRVCSDHFIPDDYSDTGFRIKDTAYPTILQSRTQQSGSSPNTAELSDVHEDMPEQEEIFFAGVPHSTPQKHRAEASTASFQVPLSVQLTSPSRSSKPAVALAPTWTKQSYPRSCVSSSTIMSRCTSRKTIVFEETHHIEATGMDTSATSVFDVSMTSEPAVDPTDTSFVPFSSPSTTTTGSSSSLSGQPSGWKERRWIVNESKLMELFQKCTTCGAPMCDLNQTISHFGSRININWQCSNGHIGQWESCPNIRGMGENNLLTAAATLFTGSTYTDIADWAGLLNLQLPKHANFHNLQASYLFPVIEEAYTQQENIIKAKLICQTEDGEGVQLCGDGRSDSPGYSSKYNTYSFMDESNKQIVAFELMQVSQASSSVAMEPLAFKKGLEKILDEGIDVKVVTTDRHPSIRKIMREEYPQIIHQFDPWHVAKGLKKNWLQHPTERRTRILLLGSGV, encoded by the exons ATGGTTGTTACGTGCATCGTAAAGGGTTGTGATAATAAGCCGAATGTACATAGTGACGTTATGTTTCATAGATTTCCAACTTCCCCCAATCGGCGAAAAGCATGGTTATCTGCTTTAAACATGGATACAACGACACCGTGGCGGATTTTGAAGAAGTGTCGTGTTTGCTCCGATCATTTCATACCGGATGACTATTCCGACACAGGATTTCGCATAAAGGATACTGCCTATCCGACAATACTTCAATCACGAACACAACAAAGTGGATCATCACCGAACACT gcaGAGTTGAGTGACGTGCATGAAGATATGCCAGAACAAGAAGAAATCTTTTTTGCTGGTGTACCTCATTCAACCCCCCAGAAGCACAGAGCTGAAGCGTCTACTGCGTCATTCCAAGTGCCCTTGTCTGTACAGCTAACCAGTCCTTCACGTTCAAGTAAACCAGCGGTTGCACTGGCTCCCACATGGACAAAGCAATCG TACCCACGTTCATGTGTATCTTCATCCACAATCATGTCCAGGTGTACTTCAAGAAAAACTATTGTATTTGAG GAAACACACCACATTGAAGCTACTGGCATGGATACAAGTGCAACATCAGTGTTTGATGTTAGCATGACCTCGGAGCCTGCTGTTGATCCCACAGACACCAGTTTTGTGCCATTTTCAAGCccctccaccaccaccacagGAAGTTCCTCAAGCCTCTCTGGACAACCCAGTGGATGGAAGGAGAGGAGGTGGATTGTTAATGAGTCCAAACTCATGGAACTCTTTCAGAAATGTACAACCTGTGGTGCTCCGATGTGTGACCTAAACCAGACAATTTCACATTTCGGCAGTAGAATAAATATAAATTGGCAATGTAGCAATGGTCATATAGGACAATGGGAATCATGTCCCAATATACGTGGAATGGGGGAAAATAATCTTCTCACAGCAGCTGCCACTCTCTTTACTGGatcaacatacacagacatAGCTGACTGGGCTGGACTTTTAAACCTGCAGTTGCCCAAGCATGCAAATTTCCACAACTTACAAGCAAGCTATCTGTTCCCAGTGATTGAGGAAGCATACACACAACAGGAGAACATAATCAAAGCAAAATTAATTTGCCAAACTGAAGACGGTGAAGGAGTGCAGCTATGTGGAGATGGCAGAAGTGACAGCCCCGGATACTCCAGCAAATACAACACGTATTCTTTCATGGACGAATCCAATAAACAGATTGTGGCGTTTGAGCTGATGCAG GTTTCCCAGGCCTCCAGTTCTGTCGCAATGGAACCATTGGCCTTCAAGAAAGGCCTGGAGAAGATCCTGGATGAGGGCATCGATGTAAAAGTGGTCACCACAGACAGGCATCCATCCATAAGAAAAATAATGAGAGAAGAATATCCACAAATCATTCATCAATTTGATCCGTGGCATGTCGCCAAAG gattaaaaaaaaattggttgcAGCATCCAACAGAAAGGAGAACAAGGATCTTACTCCTTGGGTCAGGAGTGTAA